One segment of Monomorium pharaonis isolate MP-MQ-018 chromosome 6, ASM1337386v2, whole genome shotgun sequence DNA contains the following:
- the LOC105839469 gene encoding beta-hexosaminidase subunit beta, giving the protein MWSRVWIVLVLMAAVSRQVSSLHSDAGPWVQATKGELWPMPKLRIVKADFYLLRPSNFDFRVNGETCDIVTEAIERYTRIILTEARRARLVTEGQPRTSVRDDSHFKGTLEALSIRFLQPCEQNGEHWPHLYMNETYKLEINETSSVAVLWAESVWGILRGLETFSQILAPSGDGPSLKVKCQTILDEPKLPHRGLLLDTSRHYLPLSDILLTLDAMSYNKLNVLHWHIVDDNSFPYQSTRYPDLSAKGAYHHLMIYTPNDVQKVVDYARLRGIRVMPEFDTPGHTRSWGLAYPELLTTCYDSSGKPNGKLGPMNPINPNLYEFVRNLFSEIVQVFPDQYLHLGGDEVPFDCWASNPKIVEYMKEHNISKYELLENEYIAKVLAISSSLDANTIVWQEVFDNGVVLPASTVVHVWKLPLWQQELERATMAGHPVLLSSCWYLDHLASGGDWQKYYNCDPFDFANAANATNLMLGGETCMWAEFVDKNNVHPRIWPRASAAAERLWSFNKQDNNVAAQRLEEHACRMNRRGIPAQPPNGAGFCVT; this is encoded by the exons ATGTGGAGCCGCGTTTGGATCGTTCTGGTTCTGATGGCCGCCGTGTCCCGGCAAGTCTCTTCGTTGCATTCGGACGCGGGCCCATGGGTCCAAGCTACGAAGGGCGAACTCTGGCCTATGCCGAAATTGCGTATTGTTAAAGCAGATTTCTATTTATTGCGACCATCAAACTTTGATTTCCGC gTAAATGGCGAAACGTGCGATATCGTGACCGAAGCGATAGAACGCTACACGAGAATTATTTTGACGGAAGCTAGAAGAGCAAGGTTGGTCACGGAAGGGCAGCCAAGGACATCCGTTAGAGATGATTCTCATTTTAAAGGCACTCTTGAAGCCCTGAGCATCCGCTTTTTGCAACCTTGTGAACAAAACGGTGAACATTGGCCACATTTGTACATGAATGAAACTT ATAAGCTCGAGATAAACGAGACTTCATCGGTCGCCGTTCTATGGGCCGAATCCGTGTGGGGAATCCTTCGTGGCCTCGAGACTTTTTCGCAGATATTAGCACCATCTGGCGATGGCCCGAGT ttaaaagtaaaatgtcAAACTATTCTGGACGAGCCGAAACTACCGCATCGCGGTCTCTTGCTCGATACCTCTCGCCATTATCTACCCCTATCTGACATACTGTTGACACTGGACGCAATGTCGTACAACAAGCTAAACGTCCTTCATTGGCACATCGTTGACGACAACAGTTTCCCATATCAGAGCACCAGGTATCCCGACTTGTCTGCCAAAGGCGCTTACCATCACTTGATGATCTACACGCCTAATGACGTGCAGAAAGTTGTCGATTACGCGAGATTACGGGGTATCCGTGTGATGCCCGAGTTCGACACACCTGGTCACACTAGATCATGGGGTCTGGCCTATCCAGAATTACTAACGACATGTTACg ATTCTTCTGGAAAACCAAACGGTAAACTGGGCCCGATGAACCCAATAAATCCGAATCTGTACGAATTTGTACGGAATTTATTCTCCGAGATCGTGCAAGTGTTCCCGGATCAATATCTCCACCTAGGTGGCGACGAAGTGCCCTTCGATTGCTGGGCCAGCAATCCGAAAATTGTCGAGTACATGAAAGAGCACAATATATCCAAATATGAGCTGCTCGAGAACGAATATATAGCCAAGGTACTCGCGATCAGCAGTTCGCTAGACGCCAATACTATTGTATGGCAAGAG GTTTTCGATAATGGCGTCGTGTTGCCCGCGAGCACTGTAGTTCACGTTTGGAAGTTGCCGCTTTGGCAACAGGAGTTAGAGAGAGCAACGATGGCGGGACATCCGGTCCTGCTGTCATCATGTTGGTACCTAGACCACCTCGCGAGTGGCGGCGACTggcagaaatattacaattgtgATCCGTTCGATTTTGCTAATGCGGCTAATGCCACGAATCTGATGCTCGGCGGTGAAACTTGCATGTGGGCAGAGTTTGTCGACAA aaataacGTGCATCCGAGAATCTGGCCGCGTGCAAGCGCAGCGGCCGAACGTCTGTGGAGCTTCAACAAGCAGGATAACAATGTTGCCGCTCAGCGCCTGGAAGAGCACGCTTGCCGTATGAACAGACGCGGTATTCCCGCCCAGCCACCGAATGGGGCAGGGTTCTGTGTCACATAG
- the LOC105839467 gene encoding small proline-rich protein 2B isoform X2 has protein sequence MSRSCQNLCLSQPVCLPTRCPIPCSVICCTPPVSSPSMPRVSRIQYKMACPPQCVPKPTKTVVYLPPCPTCCTASPKMEMTYLPPPPPPPCFYVCNTNCVPCPPSCLPLCPSPVSSNPPCKPQLCLPCPPC, from the exons ATGTCGAG GAGTTGTCAGAATTTATGCCTGTCTCAGCCTGTCTGTCTACCAACGAGATGTCCAATTCCATGTTCTGTAATTTGTTGTACTCCACCTGTGAGCTCTCCTTCTATGCCTCGTGTATCTCGTATCCAATATAAAATGGCTTGTCCACCTCAATGTGTGCCGAAACCCACTAAGACAGTG gtATATCTGCCACCCTGTCCAACCTGCTGTACGGCTTCTCCAAAAATGGAAATGACGTATTTGCCACCACCCCCTCCGCCTCCCTGCTTTTACGTTTGCAACACAAACTGCGTCCCTTGCCCACCATCTTGTCTACCACTTTGTCCATCACCAGTCTCTTCCAACCCGCCTTGTAAACCCCAGTTATGCC TACCGTGTCCTCCCTGTTAA
- the LOC105839467 gene encoding small proline-rich protein 2B isoform X1, which translates to MSSSRSCQNLCLSQPVCLPTRCPIPCSVICCTPPVSSPSMPRVSRIQYKMACPPQCVPKPTKTVVYLPPCPTCCTASPKMEMTYLPPPPPPPCFYVCNTNCVPCPPSCLPLCPSPVSSNPPCKPQLCLPCPPC; encoded by the exons ATGTCGAG TTCCAGGAGTTGTCAGAATTTATGCCTGTCTCAGCCTGTCTGTCTACCAACGAGATGTCCAATTCCATGTTCTGTAATTTGTTGTACTCCACCTGTGAGCTCTCCTTCTATGCCTCGTGTATCTCGTATCCAATATAAAATGGCTTGTCCACCTCAATGTGTGCCGAAACCCACTAAGACAGTG gtATATCTGCCACCCTGTCCAACCTGCTGTACGGCTTCTCCAAAAATGGAAATGACGTATTTGCCACCACCCCCTCCGCCTCCCTGCTTTTACGTTTGCAACACAAACTGCGTCCCTTGCCCACCATCTTGTCTACCACTTTGTCCATCACCAGTCTCTTCCAACCCGCCTTGTAAACCCCAGTTATGCC TACCGTGTCCTCCCTGTTAA
- the LOC105840427 gene encoding uncharacterized protein LOC105840427 isoform X1, with translation MMKKRKVLIEKNSEHKELIDHPSVASLKSTSTNHQGRSRSVKSPSIENLHNSNSLNKFTKFKDRMMLPDEMQPPKTGFNSRNRLKKARSTSSSRLKNFPAEEIKKLHNPPMFSPEPIASLIVQQDPRENGTFYTNGSVKNNNAHGDAISIQPSPHCQQLKPQNVSRIGSQQQVVANHQICQTNPHSESLLTRQIASPERQAHRPFVPNTLQGAVVYDRSPQSSTAIINQPVITQIPSTQITMPQTQESSSNSRAIINQNPHELSVINSQCQKQSVNDQNVSNHRQMFMPIQQQKQATIGQNASVPLNDRAAGNCQNAYHTQFHGPLQQNLHQINQQTQHSAYRQQMLPQTFNQLQSISNQQPHVHNNLQTHCSHYNQQSPVVQVTGHGMTSPQDMTVNQMRSMYNLPTCQHNLAYPVNFQPTWPQNGRWMQITNQNQQHLHQQLPPQWQYYYQTRDANFNQQNFGNQEQSNPSQNQASNKLTGRSVVETHTQQQEKKELHFTSDMIRDQELLVSTMRQQGVPEEVMLRQFNALLNEQKRHLAYITQFQRQEDIPEDVRKIRLARRRTEKDEKPEWMVHITPPRMSYSDIERITMQQRASNEQYLMNAKPLENMNKVVADQQENHQHPHHQPEKKEICSRVLPQQMYVPTNPYQLWQANNWPYRSNHQTLYGHSNCCSCEHHQNMPSNVCRPLKPTFKYAQYPYNVRYNPYFPYPEPQQIVSKEHNRSPLNRTDDQRILMDPANFYQQNRRPVETSSLLKMRMYKEIICPQKRNNGLQDPENIQKMLQALNDPTSKKGLEYLANLTKKKPIVKLNGIQDFNEIPEDMQLRPATETPSQSHKRISANGLENTRNPNNPSSHILRPKRADEPLMMEYPRQRQNVRNYYSMQAEKENGTVATLQNQGAQYGPIPYNQQNMLVAQGCHNINNMILPNGEGAPHRHYYQMQCCHNGQNLQGGQGDVVCTRRPDAPGAMKINRAGGDTDEKSNIEDATKRTSSVQAVQGTNAYGQPEIHETRTIGGITYLARKPEYVLNNHIVSPHKIANDQTRIC, from the exons ATGATGAAAAAGAG GAAAGTTTTAATCGAAAAGAATTCTGaacataaagaattaattgacCATCCAAGCGTGGCGAGTTTGAAATCTACTAGTACAAATCATCAAGGACGCTCGCGATCTGTAAAATCACCAtctatagaaaatttacaCAATTCAAATTCATTAAACAAGTTCACGAAATTTAAAGATCGAATGATGTTACCGGACGAGATGCAGCCTCCGAAAACTGGATTCAATTCTCGcaacagattaaaaaaagcaCGTTCGACTTCCTCGTCAAGACTAAAAAATTTCCCTGCTGAGGAGATTAAGAAACTACACAACCCGCCAATGTTCTCACCTGAGCCAATCGCCTCTTTAATTGTACAGCAAGATCCTAGAGAAAACGGaactttttatacaaatggctctgtcaaaaataataacgcgCATGGTGACGCAATTTCTATTCAACCGTCGCCGCATTGTcaacaattaaaa CCGCAAAATGTATCTAGGATAGGAAGTCAGCAACAGGTTGTCGCAAACCATCAGATTTGTCAAACGAATCCACACTCTGAAAGCCTGCTAACTCGACAAATCGCATCACCCGAAAGACAGGCGCATCGTCCATTCGTACCAAATACTCTCCAAGGAGCAGTTGTCTACGATCGATCACCTCAAAGCTCGACTGCTATAATTAATCAGCCAGTAATTACACAAATCCCTTCGACACAAATTACCATGCCGCAAACTCAAGAATCCTCAAGCAATTCGCGCGCGATTATCAACCAAAATCCCCATGAACTTTCCGTGATTAACAGCCAGTGTCAGAAGCAATCGGTCAATGACCAAAATGTATCCAATCATAGACAAATGTTTATGCCAATACAGCAACAAAAGCAAGCAACAATTGGGCAAAATGCTAGTGTACCGCTGAACGATCGGGCCGCGGGTAATTGTCAAAATGCCTATCACACACAATTTCATGGTCCACTTCAACAGAATCTACACCAGATCAATCAGCAGACTCAGCACAGCGCGTACCGTCAACAAATGTTGCCGCAAACGTTCAATCAGCTGCAATCAATATCAAATCAGCAGCCACATGTACACAATAATTTACAAACGCACTGCAGTCATTACAATCAACAGTCGCCTGTCGTGCAAGTCACCGGACACGGAATGACTTCTCCGCAAGATATGACGGTAAATCAGATGAGATCAATGTACAACTTACCTACCTGTCAACACAATCTCGCGTACCCTGTTAACTTTCAACCTACGTGGCCACAAAACGGGAGATGGATGCAAATAACAAATCAAAATCAGCAACATTTGCATCAACAGCTGCCGCCACAGTGGCAGTATTATTATCAGACGCGTGATGCAAACTTCAATCAGCAAAACTTTGGAAATCAAGAGCAATCTAATCCATCGCAGAATCAGGCTAGCAATAAACTTACTGGTCGATCAGTCGTGGAAACTCATACTCAACAGCAGGAAAAAAAGGAGCTGCATTTTACATCTGACATGATTCGCGATCAGGAATTGCTGGTTTCTACGATGCGACAACAGGGTGTACCCGAGGAGGTAATGCTCCGTCAGTTCAACGCGTTGCTGAACGAGCAGAAAAGGCATCTGGCTTACATTACGCAGTTTCAACGACAAGAAGATATTCCGGAAGATGTGAGGAAGATCCGTCTCGCGCGAAGACGAACAGAGAAGGACGAGAAACCGGAGTGGATGGTGCACATTACGCCACCGCGAATGTCGTACAGTGATATTGAAAGAATAACAATGCAGCAAAGAGCTTCGAACGAGCAATATCTAATGAACGCTAAACCGCTGGAGAATATGAATAAAGTAGTAGCTGATCAGCAAGAGAACCATCAACATCCACATCATCAACcggaaaagaaagagatatgCAGTCGAGTTTTGCCTCAACAAATGTACGTTCCGACAAACCCTTATCAGCTGTGGCAAGCGAACAATTGGCCATACAGAAGCAATCATCAAACATTATACGGTCATTCTAACTGTTGCTCGTGTGAACATCATCAAAATATGCCGAGCAACGTATGTCGTCCACTAAAGCCAACCTTTAAGTACGCCCAATATCCATACAATGTACGTTACAATCCATATTTCCCGTACCCTGAGCCACAACAGATTGTGTCCAAGGAGCACAATCGAAGTCCATTAAATCGGACTGACGATCAAAGAATATTGATGGATCCCGCAAACTTTTATCAGCAAAACAGAAGACCCGTCGAAACATCCAGTTTGCTGAAGATGCGAATGTACAAGGAAATAATCTGTCCTCAGAAGCGCAATAACGGCCTCCAAGATCCagaaaatattcaaaagaTGTTGCAGGCACTGAATGATCCGACAAGCAAAAAGGGTCTCGAGTATCTCGCCAACTTGACTAAGAAGAAGCCTATCGTCAAACTGAATGGTATTCAGGATTTCAACGAGATTCCGGAAGACATGCAACTGCGACCAGCTACAGAAACTCCCTCGCAATCTCATAAAAGGATCTCGGCAAACGGTTTGGAGAACACCAGAAATCCTAACAATCCGTCGTCGCACATCCTGCGACCTAAAAGGGCCGACGAACCTTTAATGATGGAGTATCCGCGGCAAAGGCAAAATGTGAGAAATTATTACAGCATGCAGGCTGAAAAGGAAAACGGCACGGTGGCGACTTTGCAAAACCAAGGTGCGCAATATGGACCGATTCCTTACAACCAACAGAACATGCTCGTAGCGCAAGGATGCCATAACATCAACAATATGATCCTTCCAAACGGAGAGGGTGCTCCACATCGGCATTATTATCAGATGCAATGTTGTCACAACGGACAGAATTTGCAAGGCGGCCAGGGCGACGTCGTCTGTACGCGACGGCCAGATGCACCGGGCGCAATGAAGATCAATCGCGCCGGCGGTGATACCGATGAGAAGTCGAACATTGAAGATGCGACGAAACGCACAAGCAGCGTACAAGCGGTGCAGGGAACGAATGCTTACGGCCAGCCGGAAATCCACGAGACAAGGACCATCGGAGGTATCACGTATCTCGCCAGGAAACCCGAATACGTCCTGAACAATCACATCGTTTCGCCGCACAAAATCGCGAACGACCAAACGAGAATATGTTAG
- the LOC105840427 gene encoding uncharacterized protein LOC105840427 isoform X2, giving the protein MMLPDEMQPPKTGFNSRNRLKKARSTSSSRLKNFPAEEIKKLHNPPMFSPEPIASLIVQQDPRENGTFYTNGSVKNNNAHGDAISIQPSPHCQQLKPQNVSRIGSQQQVVANHQICQTNPHSESLLTRQIASPERQAHRPFVPNTLQGAVVYDRSPQSSTAIINQPVITQIPSTQITMPQTQESSSNSRAIINQNPHELSVINSQCQKQSVNDQNVSNHRQMFMPIQQQKQATIGQNASVPLNDRAAGNCQNAYHTQFHGPLQQNLHQINQQTQHSAYRQQMLPQTFNQLQSISNQQPHVHNNLQTHCSHYNQQSPVVQVTGHGMTSPQDMTVNQMRSMYNLPTCQHNLAYPVNFQPTWPQNGRWMQITNQNQQHLHQQLPPQWQYYYQTRDANFNQQNFGNQEQSNPSQNQASNKLTGRSVVETHTQQQEKKELHFTSDMIRDQELLVSTMRQQGVPEEVMLRQFNALLNEQKRHLAYITQFQRQEDIPEDVRKIRLARRRTEKDEKPEWMVHITPPRMSYSDIERITMQQRASNEQYLMNAKPLENMNKVVADQQENHQHPHHQPEKKEICSRVLPQQMYVPTNPYQLWQANNWPYRSNHQTLYGHSNCCSCEHHQNMPSNVCRPLKPTFKYAQYPYNVRYNPYFPYPEPQQIVSKEHNRSPLNRTDDQRILMDPANFYQQNRRPVETSSLLKMRMYKEIICPQKRNNGLQDPENIQKMLQALNDPTSKKGLEYLANLTKKKPIVKLNGIQDFNEIPEDMQLRPATETPSQSHKRISANGLENTRNPNNPSSHILRPKRADEPLMMEYPRQRQNVRNYYSMQAEKENGTVATLQNQGAQYGPIPYNQQNMLVAQGCHNINNMILPNGEGAPHRHYYQMQCCHNGQNLQGGQGDVVCTRRPDAPGAMKINRAGGDTDEKSNIEDATKRTSSVQAVQGTNAYGQPEIHETRTIGGITYLARKPEYVLNNHIVSPHKIANDQTRIC; this is encoded by the exons ATGATGTTACCGGACGAGATGCAGCCTCCGAAAACTGGATTCAATTCTCGcaacagattaaaaaaagcaCGTTCGACTTCCTCGTCAAGACTAAAAAATTTCCCTGCTGAGGAGATTAAGAAACTACACAACCCGCCAATGTTCTCACCTGAGCCAATCGCCTCTTTAATTGTACAGCAAGATCCTAGAGAAAACGGaactttttatacaaatggctctgtcaaaaataataacgcgCATGGTGACGCAATTTCTATTCAACCGTCGCCGCATTGTcaacaattaaaa CCGCAAAATGTATCTAGGATAGGAAGTCAGCAACAGGTTGTCGCAAACCATCAGATTTGTCAAACGAATCCACACTCTGAAAGCCTGCTAACTCGACAAATCGCATCACCCGAAAGACAGGCGCATCGTCCATTCGTACCAAATACTCTCCAAGGAGCAGTTGTCTACGATCGATCACCTCAAAGCTCGACTGCTATAATTAATCAGCCAGTAATTACACAAATCCCTTCGACACAAATTACCATGCCGCAAACTCAAGAATCCTCAAGCAATTCGCGCGCGATTATCAACCAAAATCCCCATGAACTTTCCGTGATTAACAGCCAGTGTCAGAAGCAATCGGTCAATGACCAAAATGTATCCAATCATAGACAAATGTTTATGCCAATACAGCAACAAAAGCAAGCAACAATTGGGCAAAATGCTAGTGTACCGCTGAACGATCGGGCCGCGGGTAATTGTCAAAATGCCTATCACACACAATTTCATGGTCCACTTCAACAGAATCTACACCAGATCAATCAGCAGACTCAGCACAGCGCGTACCGTCAACAAATGTTGCCGCAAACGTTCAATCAGCTGCAATCAATATCAAATCAGCAGCCACATGTACACAATAATTTACAAACGCACTGCAGTCATTACAATCAACAGTCGCCTGTCGTGCAAGTCACCGGACACGGAATGACTTCTCCGCAAGATATGACGGTAAATCAGATGAGATCAATGTACAACTTACCTACCTGTCAACACAATCTCGCGTACCCTGTTAACTTTCAACCTACGTGGCCACAAAACGGGAGATGGATGCAAATAACAAATCAAAATCAGCAACATTTGCATCAACAGCTGCCGCCACAGTGGCAGTATTATTATCAGACGCGTGATGCAAACTTCAATCAGCAAAACTTTGGAAATCAAGAGCAATCTAATCCATCGCAGAATCAGGCTAGCAATAAACTTACTGGTCGATCAGTCGTGGAAACTCATACTCAACAGCAGGAAAAAAAGGAGCTGCATTTTACATCTGACATGATTCGCGATCAGGAATTGCTGGTTTCTACGATGCGACAACAGGGTGTACCCGAGGAGGTAATGCTCCGTCAGTTCAACGCGTTGCTGAACGAGCAGAAAAGGCATCTGGCTTACATTACGCAGTTTCAACGACAAGAAGATATTCCGGAAGATGTGAGGAAGATCCGTCTCGCGCGAAGACGAACAGAGAAGGACGAGAAACCGGAGTGGATGGTGCACATTACGCCACCGCGAATGTCGTACAGTGATATTGAAAGAATAACAATGCAGCAAAGAGCTTCGAACGAGCAATATCTAATGAACGCTAAACCGCTGGAGAATATGAATAAAGTAGTAGCTGATCAGCAAGAGAACCATCAACATCCACATCATCAACcggaaaagaaagagatatgCAGTCGAGTTTTGCCTCAACAAATGTACGTTCCGACAAACCCTTATCAGCTGTGGCAAGCGAACAATTGGCCATACAGAAGCAATCATCAAACATTATACGGTCATTCTAACTGTTGCTCGTGTGAACATCATCAAAATATGCCGAGCAACGTATGTCGTCCACTAAAGCCAACCTTTAAGTACGCCCAATATCCATACAATGTACGTTACAATCCATATTTCCCGTACCCTGAGCCACAACAGATTGTGTCCAAGGAGCACAATCGAAGTCCATTAAATCGGACTGACGATCAAAGAATATTGATGGATCCCGCAAACTTTTATCAGCAAAACAGAAGACCCGTCGAAACATCCAGTTTGCTGAAGATGCGAATGTACAAGGAAATAATCTGTCCTCAGAAGCGCAATAACGGCCTCCAAGATCCagaaaatattcaaaagaTGTTGCAGGCACTGAATGATCCGACAAGCAAAAAGGGTCTCGAGTATCTCGCCAACTTGACTAAGAAGAAGCCTATCGTCAAACTGAATGGTATTCAGGATTTCAACGAGATTCCGGAAGACATGCAACTGCGACCAGCTACAGAAACTCCCTCGCAATCTCATAAAAGGATCTCGGCAAACGGTTTGGAGAACACCAGAAATCCTAACAATCCGTCGTCGCACATCCTGCGACCTAAAAGGGCCGACGAACCTTTAATGATGGAGTATCCGCGGCAAAGGCAAAATGTGAGAAATTATTACAGCATGCAGGCTGAAAAGGAAAACGGCACGGTGGCGACTTTGCAAAACCAAGGTGCGCAATATGGACCGATTCCTTACAACCAACAGAACATGCTCGTAGCGCAAGGATGCCATAACATCAACAATATGATCCTTCCAAACGGAGAGGGTGCTCCACATCGGCATTATTATCAGATGCAATGTTGTCACAACGGACAGAATTTGCAAGGCGGCCAGGGCGACGTCGTCTGTACGCGACGGCCAGATGCACCGGGCGCAATGAAGATCAATCGCGCCGGCGGTGATACCGATGAGAAGTCGAACATTGAAGATGCGACGAAACGCACAAGCAGCGTACAAGCGGTGCAGGGAACGAATGCTTACGGCCAGCCGGAAATCCACGAGACAAGGACCATCGGAGGTATCACGTATCTCGCCAGGAAACCCGAATACGTCCTGAACAATCACATCGTTTCGCCGCACAAAATCGCGAACGACCAAACGAGAATATGTTAG
- the LOC105840428 gene encoding keratin-associated protein 10-2-like has protein sequence MDKSKQKRNFMDEMLDIICEIERLKPEPEECNVSCPPLGCPQGPCPGMCCSKGICDPCCASKMPCAPSSPRPSHCCMPRRLKDYACSTDPCTAALQPIIISRGGPTARNSSYPIPHDQSGFQQAFCPPAYNFISTVLPPCTVGSVSCWNN, from the exons ATGGACAAGAGCAAGCAGAAACGAAATTTTATGGATGAAATGTTAGATATCATATGCGAAATAGAAAGATT GAAACCCGAGCCCGAGGAGTGCAACGTAAGCTGCCCTCCTCTAGGATGTCCTCAAGGACCCTGTCCGGGGATGTGCTGTTCAAAAGGAATCTGCGATCCTTGCTGCGCGTCGAAGATGCCATGCGCCCCATCATCACCCCGTCCATCTCATTGTTGCATGCCACGACGTTTAAAGGACTATGCATGCAGTACAGATCCTTGTACTGCGGCTCTTCAGCCGATAATCATAAGTCGAGGAGGTCCAACTGCCCGGAATAGCAGTTATCCCATTCCTCATGATCAATCAGGATTCCAACAAGCCTTCTGCCCTCCCGcttataactttatatcgACTGTATTGCCCCCATGTACTGTTGGATCAGTGTCATGTtggaacaattaa